DNA sequence from the Desulfurellaceae bacterium genome:
GAGACCATCGACCAGCCCCGGGCGCTGATCGGGCTGGCCTTGGCAGAAGCCAAGCTCACGACCTGGCGGATGCCGGGAGAGGACGAGCCGTACTCGGGCATCTGGCACGCGCGCTATTACGAAGCCGGCTCAAAAATGGCGACGCAGGCACGCATGGGCAGTAGCCCGGCACGCGGCGACAAGCTCAACGTCGAATAAGCGGCACTCCCATGCCATCTATCCGACGAACGTGCGCGGGCCAGTGGACCGGGAGTATGGAGGGACGGAAGGGGAGAGCGTCCTTCCGCCGGGCCTGTCCGTTCCTAGCCGGCCATGAACGCCGCGATGCACAGAATGACGCCGCCGAGATAGGTGCCCAGCGCTCCCACGGCGCGCAGCGGATGGGCTTGCTCCAGGCTCGCGCTCATGATCATGCCGAGTGCATGAAGATAGCGGCAGGCGGTGACCAGGATCATGGTCCACATCATCCAGCCGGCCAGTTCATCGCCCCTGGCCACGATGAGCATGAGCAGGGCCAGCATGGGGGCGTATTCGGCGGCATTGCCGTGGGCCCGGACCATTTTATGCAGGCGGTCTGCGGGGTCGGCATCTGTCCCTGCGTTGGTTTCGGTTTGTCCCCGCGTGAGCGAAACCATAAAACCAAGCCCAAAGATCAACAAACCCAAGAGACCGGAACACACAACTGCGGTTTCCATAGACGCCTCCTTACTGGACGTGGGATGTCTGACGCTCTCCTTAAACCCCGGACCAGGCCCACTCCCATCCTGCTCCCCCGACCCCCTTTGAGTCAATCCTTTTGCGTATCGCTCAGGCATGGCAGCGGAGAGGCGTAGAGGTGCGGGAACTTTTGGACGAAAGTTATGGAACTTCAGGAGTTTACCGACTTCTGCTTGCAGAACGGTTACGAAAAATATCGTACTAGGGTAGAATTAGCAGCTATATCTTACCGTGAATAGGAACGATTTACCGGCTGACCATTCAACGGAGACTGAAATTTCTCAGACTCCGCAGATGCACCGAGAGGAGAGACTTATGGGAGAGGCGCAGCAGGCACAGGAACCGCTTACGGAGAGACTAAAAGCAGCCCTCGCTTCTCGGGACATCCCCCATATCTACGCAAACGGAT
Encoded proteins:
- a CDS encoding MAPEG family protein; protein product: METAVVCSGLLGLLIFGLGFMVSLTRGQTETNAGTDADPADRLHKMVRAHGNAAEYAPMLALLMLIVARGDELAGWMMWTMILVTACRYLHALGMIMSASLEQAHPLRAVGALGTYLGGVILCIAAFMAG